Below is a genomic region from Treponema sp. OMZ 798.
TTTTGGAATTTTTTGCGGTTGGAGCTGTTGCTTCGGGTTTAGCCCCGATAATCTTTTGCCGTTTAAAACTTTCGGGAGGAGAGAATGCAGACAGGTAAATATTCCCTAGACGATCCGATAGCCGCAATAGCTACGGCCTTAAGTCCTGCCGCCCTCGGCATTGTCCGTACCTCAGGGAAGGGGGCGATAGACCTTGCTTCCGCAATTTTTTCCCGCCCCGAAAAACTAAAAGAGGCTCAAGGAAACACTATCCTGCATGGCTGGATCTTGGATCCCGAATCAAAAAAAGAAGTCGATGAGGTTACGGTCTGCGTTTATAGGGAGCCTAAGAGCTTTACGGGAGAAGATGCTGTTGAGTTTATCTGTCACGGCGGCACTGCCGTCGTTTTAAAAATATACCGCCTACTAATCGAGAACGGTTTTAGGGCTGCCGAGGGCGGAGAGTTTACCTTCCGTGCCTTTGCGAACGGAAAGGCCGACCTTACGCGTGCAGAGGCTGTAAACGAAATTATCAATTCAAAAACCGATATAAATATAGAACTTGCAGCAGGCCGCCTGTCGGGAAATCTTTTTTCGGGGATAGAGGAAATAAAGCAAGGTCTCACAAGGGTTATCGCTGCCGCCGATGTCGAAATAGAATACCCTGAGGATGAGGAAACGACAGAAGGGGCCTTTTCGCCTGATTTGATTTTAAAGGTGATAGAGCCTCTTCAAAATTTAGCAGACTCATGGGCAGCAGAAAAAATCTTTATTCAAGGGGCTAAGGTTGTTCTTGCAGGTAAAACCAATGCCGGAAAATCCTCCCTCTTTAATGCCCTTTTAAAAGAAGACCGGGCCATAGTTTCGGACATTCACGGCACGACAAGGGACTGGCTTGAGGCCTCCTTAAACTTTAACGGAATCCCTGTAAGCCTTTACGACACGGCAGGTATTCGTTATACCCAAGATTCCATTGAGGCTATCGGGGTAGAGCGGAGCTTGGAGATGAGCCGCAACGCAGACCTCATCCTCTACCTTTGCGATCCTAAAGATATTTTATCTTCGGGTAGTTTAAACAAGGATGATTTAGACTTTATAAAAAATACAAGGCCTCCCGTAATTACCATTATCACAAAAGAAGACCTGCTTGATGCCGAATCGAAAGAAAAGCTAAAAGAAATTTTAAGTAAAGAAAAAATTGAAGAGGCCCTTATAATTTCATCGAAGGCGTCAAGCGGGATCAGGGTTCTGTCCGAAAAGGCTTATGCGGTTTTAGCAAAAAACACCGACAGGTCCGGCTTTTCAAAGGCAGCCTCCCTCGGAAGCGAGAGGCAAAGGGATGCCGTTCAAAAGGCCTTGGATGTGCTTGAAACGGCTTATCAAAACGCTGTCTCAGGCTTCCCTCTCGACCTCATCGTAGAAGACCTTGAAGAGGCCTTAAGCTTTTTAGGAGAAATTACCGGCGAAGTCCGCTCCGACGATATCCTCGATAAGGTCTTTTCAGGTTTTTGTGTCGGTAAGTAAAATCGGTTTATTCCTCGACTTGAGCCATCTCTGCGATTTGCTCCAAATGGGACTCTACATGGCGGCCGTGGGTTAAGACTACGAGTCTGTCGCCTGCCGAAATAGATGTGCTTCCGTCTGGGATGATTTCTTCTTCGCCGCGGGCAATGCTTACGATTAAACACTCATCGGGCCATGTAACATCCTTTATCGGCTTTCCATCCAAAAAGGATTCGGGAGAAACGCAGACTTCAAAAACCTGCTTGCCGTGATCTTCTTCCTTTTCTTTTTGATTTGAAAAATCTTCGCCGGTTAAAATCTGCTTTAAAAGTACCTCGTCATTTGGCGGAGACTTTATTATGTTTGCCGTAATGTAGGCAGCGGCCGAGGTAAGCACCAAGCCGCCTAGGTGGAAAAGGTCTCCGCTCGTTTCTGCAAGAAGCACTATTGCTGTAACCGGAGCCTTTATTACTGTCGTAAAAAAGGCGGCCATCGCAAAGACCATTAGGTTTACGGCATATTGGGCTTCGATTAAATTAAAATAAACCAAAATATTCGAAAAGATAATTCCGGTCAAGGCTCCGCATGAAAGGAGGGGAACAAAGATGCCTCCTATAGCTCCCGAACCTGCCGAAAGGCCTGTAAAGATTATCTTTGCCGCAAGAATCAAAATCAGCATGGAAAGCGGAAAGCTGTGTTCCGCAAGGGCCTCGATAAGGTGATCTCCTCCGCTTGCCGCAAGGGGCAAAAAAAGACAGACGGGTACCGAAATAAGATAGGGAATCAGGGGCGCAAATTGGGGAGGAATATTTAGCTTTTTGTAAAGTTTTTGAGAAGTATAAATCGATTTTTTAAAGAGATGTCCTATTACCGCCGCCGCAGCGCCCATCAAAAGGAGCCAGCCGAAATATTTTATCGGGAAAAGCTGAAGGCCGTGAAAATCAAAGATAGCTCCCTGCTTAAAAAATACCGAGGCGACAAGGTCGCCTGCAAAGGCTCCAAGCATTACGCAGGTTAAAAGGAGGGGGCTTAGATATTGATGAAGATCCTCTATTGCAAAGACAATACCTGCAAAGGGAGCCCCGAAGGTAGCTGCAAGTCCTGCTGCCGCTCCGCTTGTTACCAGGCAGACCCTTTCTATATGGGAGGTCTTGCCGATTTTTTCGAAGGCGCTTCCTACATAGGCACCGATTTGAACTGATGGACCTTCCCGTCCGACTGAAAGACCTGCACTTATATTTAAAACGCCGCCTAAAAATTTCAAAGGTAATTCGGGCCAGGGCGTCATGTCAAGCTTTTTCATAAACTTACCCTTGATTTGCGACACTCCGCTTCCCTTAATCATCGGATATTTTTTTATTATAAAGCCCATAAAAATCCCAAGAAGCGTTACCGCTAAAATCAAAACGGCAAGGTTCAATAGATTTCCGCCTGCAGCCTTGTCATAAAAATCAATCCGTAAACCTGAAAGAAAATCGATTGACTTTCTAAATGCCGTAATTGCAAGCCCTGTAAGAATACCAACAATAAAACTTTCTCCTGCAATTATAAGATGATTGCCGTACCAATTTTCAAGAATTTTCTTTGTGCTTAAACCTGTGTATTTCATCTTTGATATTATATAAATAAGTCTTTTGCCTGTCAATTAAAATGCGCTCCAAATATCATGGAAAGCAAGATTAATGAAAAATGTAAATCCTTACCGTGTCGGTTGACAGTGTCTTATTGCGCTTTTTGACATCACAGGCGGTTTAATAAAAATATTAAAAATCGATTTTCATAACCATAAATACCCTCTTGATAAAAAAACAATGACGTGCTACTTTAACTTTTAGATTGGAGGAAAACTTGAAAAAACATATTTGGAAATTTGCAAGATTCGGCGGGGTAACTCAGTTGGTGTTTGAAACTGCCGATGATATTCTTAATCTGAGGCAATTAGATCAAAAGCTTTGGACTACATTAGCGATGCCGACAAAAGGCATTTTCTTTAATCCCGAAACGGCTGCCATACTGGATACGGATGCCGACGGATTTATCCGCCCTCCGGAAGTTTTAGATGCCGTCGATTTTTTAGCAGAAAGTTTACAGGATGTCGGTATCATCATGAAAGACGGCGATACACTTTCACTCGGTGATATAAAAAGTACCGAAATTGCCAAGACAGCGGAATGGGCTTTAAAAAGTCAGGGAAGAACAGGCAGTATAATTTCGCTTGCGGATATTGTAAACGAAAATGAAATTATAAAATCAAATGAACTCGGAGAACTATCTGATAATGACAGCGATGATCTCCGCCTGAAAAAAGTGCTTTCACTGTATGTAAAAGAAAATATAAACAGCACGAGTGAAGCCATCTTTGACATGTTTACTAATGACAGGAACCAATGCCTCCAAAACACCGAAGATTTAAAAGCCGTCAGTGCCGGTTTGGAAACCGCATCGATGCTAAAAGCCGTTGCCGCTTTTGAAGCCGTTAAAAACAAGATAGATGACTTTTTTGTTCGTTGTAAACTTTTGACCTACGCCAACGGGGACAATACCCCGCTCACCGACTACAGTGAAATTTTTAAAAACTTCACTACTGTTGAATTGGACACATCCAGCGAAAAATTACGCGAGCTTCCCATTGCATTGCCGAATACCGAAATGCTTTTGGACACACAAAGCAAAATAAACCCGGCTTGGGCAAATGAAATAAAAAAGCTCTACGCAGATGCTGTTTCACCTTTATGCGGAGAGATTTTGGTACTGACAGAAAATGATTGGAAAAATATTTCACAAAAAATTTCCGACTTTACTACGGTGTATTCAAAGCAGGCTGAAATTAAGGCTGCAAAAATCAATCCTCAGTTTTTGGAAACAAAGCTCAATCAAAAAGATGAAATTATCACGGAAATAAATGAACGGTTGACCTTTGAAAAGGAAAAACAGCACATCCAATCGCTTAAAAAATTATTGCTCTTTCGAAAAGACTTTTTTACACTTTTGAAAAATTATGTCAGTTTTTCCAACTTTTATACCGGAGGAGAAACGGCCTTTCAGGCAGGCGTTTTATTCTTTGACACAAGGGCAACGACCTTGTGCTTTGAATTAAACGGAGATGACCGACATGCAACCTTGGATATTTTGTCGGGAGCGTATTTACTTTACTGTGATATAACACGAGGAACAGCCAAGCGAAAACTTTTGGCTCTTTTAACCAATGGCGCTTCTGACAATATTGTTGTTGGAAGAAATGGTTTGTTTTATGACAGAGATGGAAACGATTGGAACGCAACTATTACTAAAGTTATTGCCAATCCGGTCAGTGTGCGTGAAGCGTTTTTCTCACCGTATAAAAATTTAGCCCGCATGATTGAAGAGCAAATTGCAAAAAAGGCAAATGCAGCAAACGAAAAATCGGATGCCCTCGTTGCAACGGCCGCAGACAAAACGGTCAATATGCCGAAAGAAGCGGCGGCGAGTTTGCCGAACAAAAAGCTTGATCTCGGGACGATTGCTTTAATCGGAACAGCAATAGGCGGAATTTCAACCCTCATCGGAAGCTTACTTCAAGCATTATTCGGCTTAGGCTTGTGGGTCCCTCTAGGACTCATCGGGCTTATACTGATTGTATCGGGGCCGTCGATGATACTCGCCGCCATGAAATTGCGCAAGCGAAGTATCGGTCCGATTCTTGAAGCAAACGGCTGGGCGATTAATGCACATGCAAAAATCAATATTCCTCTTGGAAGCTCGCTTACAAAATTGGCATCATTGCCGAAAAACGCACGGCTCGCACACCTTGACCCGTTTGCCGAAAAGAAAAAGGGTAGAAATATTTTTATTGCCGTTTTAATCCTGCTGCTTGCAGCCGCCGGTGTCTTTTGCTATTTTTATCTTATTAAAAAAACGGGTATCTATCCGTTCAATCTAAAATAAAACCGTAGACACACAAAGGGGAGATG
It encodes:
- the mnmE gene encoding tRNA uridine-5-carboxymethylaminomethyl(34) synthesis GTPase MnmE, producing the protein MQTGKYSLDDPIAAIATALSPAALGIVRTSGKGAIDLASAIFSRPEKLKEAQGNTILHGWILDPESKKEVDEVTVCVYREPKSFTGEDAVEFICHGGTAVVLKIYRLLIENGFRAAEGGEFTFRAFANGKADLTRAEAVNEIINSKTDINIELAAGRLSGNLFSGIEEIKQGLTRVIAAADVEIEYPEDEETTEGAFSPDLILKVIEPLQNLADSWAAEKIFIQGAKVVLAGKTNAGKSSLFNALLKEDRAIVSDIHGTTRDWLEASLNFNGIPVSLYDTAGIRYTQDSIEAIGVERSLEMSRNADLILYLCDPKDILSSGSLNKDDLDFIKNTRPPVITIITKEDLLDAESKEKLKEILSKEKIEEALIISSKASSGIRVLSEKAYAVLAKNTDRSGFSKAASLGSERQRDAVQKALDVLETAYQNAVSGFPLDLIVEDLEEALSFLGEITGEVRSDDILDKVFSGFCVGK
- a CDS encoding chloride channel protein: MTGKRLIYIISKMKYTGLSTKKILENWYGNHLIIAGESFIVGILTGLAITAFRKSIDFLSGLRIDFYDKAAGGNLLNLAVLILAVTLLGIFMGFIIKKYPMIKGSGVSQIKGKFMKKLDMTPWPELPLKFLGGVLNISAGLSVGREGPSVQIGAYVGSAFEKIGKTSHIERVCLVTSGAAAGLAATFGAPFAGIVFAIEDLHQYLSPLLLTCVMLGAFAGDLVASVFFKQGAIFDFHGLQLFPIKYFGWLLLMGAAAAVIGHLFKKSIYTSQKLYKKLNIPPQFAPLIPYLISVPVCLFLPLAASGGDHLIEALAEHSFPLSMLILILAAKIIFTGLSAGSGAIGGIFVPLLSCGALTGIIFSNILVYFNLIEAQYAVNLMVFAMAAFFTTVIKAPVTAIVLLAETSGDLFHLGGLVLTSAAAYITANIIKSPPNDEVLLKQILTGEDFSNQKEKEEDHGKQVFEVCVSPESFLDGKPIKDVTWPDECLIVSIARGEEEIIPDGSTSISAGDRLVVLTHGRHVESHLEQIAEMAQVEE